CCCTGACGCTTGAAAGGTCAATGTTTACCGAGGGGCCCATTGTGTTTGACACGCTCACCTTTCTGAAAAAATCCCCTTTTGAAGACTGCGGTTTCATTTTGCGGAGCCACGAGAGAACAAACACCATGTTCTCCCTTATCTTCTGGGCGTCAAAGGAACTCCTGCCGACCTGGGCATGAATAACGCTGCCTTTGTCGTTTTTGATCTCAACTCTTCCGCTTTTTGACTCTTTCACCACTTTGGCCACATCGTTTGTTACCGTTCCCATTTTCGGAGCCGGCATAAGCCCCCGGGGGCCAAGAAATTTCCCAAGTTTTCCCACTTCGGCCATCACGTCCGGCGTTGCTATGGCGACGTCAAACTCAAGCCAGTGTTCATTTTCTATCTTGTCAAGCATATCCTGAAAGCCCGCATAGTCCGCTCCCGCCTCTTTTGCTTCGGCGGCTTTTTCATCCTTGGCAAACACCAGAACCCTGAGGTCTTTGCCTGTGCCGTGAGGCAAAACAAGCGACCCTCTTATCTGCTGGTCCGCCTGTTTGGGGTCAATACCCAGTTTGACAGCTATGTCCACTGATTCGTCAAACTTTGCCGAGCGCGTTTGCTTTATAATCTCCACCGCCTCGTCAACACTGCTTGAGGAGCTTTTTTCAATCTTTTCGTAAAGCCCCCTGTATCTTTTTCCTCTTGTTGCCACCGGGTTTACTCCACATCAATCCCCATGCTCATCGCGCTACCGATGATTATGTTT
The window above is part of the Candidatus Dadabacteria bacterium genome. Proteins encoded here:
- the rplA gene encoding 50S ribosomal protein L1; the encoded protein is MATRGKRYRGLYEKIEKSSSSSVDEAVEIIKQTRSAKFDESVDIAVKLGIDPKQADQQIRGSLVLPHGTGKDLRVLVFAKDEKAAEAKEAGADYAGFQDMLDKIENEHWLEFDVAIATPDVMAEVGKLGKFLGPRGLMPAPKMGTVTNDVAKVVKESKSGRVEIKNDKGSVIHAQVGRSSFDAQKIRENMVFVLSWLRKMKPQSSKGDFFRKVSVSNTMGPSVNIDLSSVREAVKGFEGGM